From the genome of Bradyrhizobium elkanii USDA 76, one region includes:
- a CDS encoding ParA family protein, with product MPLVISVAQRKGGVGKTTLAVLLAAELDRRTGVVGLVDADSQASACHWAEPGNLSFPVYQLDPETRPVAEWARLMRQIPHQIIVVDSAPNDRVLGAVLAVANIVLMPCTPSGLDIEATARTLDIVREVRATRRTALRAMIVPNRVDQRTLEGQQLIEELDTLDEEIGPMIGSRSAYVRAVALGQSVADFAGGTPADLEIKMLADLVMSWCGIAPRQRVAI from the coding sequence ATGCCGCTTGTCATCTCGGTTGCCCAGCGCAAGGGCGGGGTCGGAAAGACGACCCTCGCGGTCTTGCTGGCCGCAGAACTGGATCGGCGCACGGGCGTCGTGGGACTGGTCGACGCCGACTCGCAGGCGTCCGCGTGTCACTGGGCCGAGCCCGGCAATCTGTCGTTCCCCGTCTACCAGCTTGACCCGGAAACCCGGCCGGTCGCCGAATGGGCCAGGCTGATGCGCCAGATTCCGCATCAGATCATCGTGGTGGACTCCGCGCCGAACGATCGGGTGCTGGGCGCCGTGCTCGCGGTCGCCAATATCGTGCTGATGCCATGCACGCCGTCCGGCCTTGATATCGAGGCCACCGCGCGGACGCTCGACATCGTGCGGGAGGTGCGTGCCACGCGGCGAACGGCGCTCCGTGCCATGATCGTGCCGAACCGCGTCGACCAGCGCACCCTCGAAGGCCAGCAGCTGATCGAGGAGCTCGATACGCTCGACGAGGAGATCGGGCCGATGATCGGCAGTCGCTCGGCCTATGTTCGCGCCGTCGCCTTGGGGCAATCGGTCGCCGATTTTGCCGGCGGGACGCCCGCGGATCTCGAGATCAAGATGCTCGCCGATCTCGTGATGAGCTGGTGCGGGATCGCACCCAGGCAGCGGGTGGCGATTTAA
- the galE gene encoding UDP-glucose 4-epimerase GalE has product MASRGSILITGGAGYIGSHCAKAVAEAGFLPVVYDNLSTGHRDFVRWGPLVIGDVADHDRIAATIREHDALAVMHFAAFSAVGESVADPQKYFTNNVAGTLGLLRGMREAGCGRLVFSSTGAVYGNAGRDPIPESAAGPTVNPYGRSKLMIEQILADYRAAYRFNSVCLRYFNACGADASVTIGELRDPETHLIPRALMALLGHVPDFAIFGEDYDTPDGTAVRDYIHVDDLASAHIAALELLLKGDAGGVFNLGTGTGYSVRQVLDAIRAETGEAVPSVVRERRAGDPPILVADPSRSERGLGFKASRSDLGYIIRSAWAWHRKAHPRRR; this is encoded by the coding sequence ATGGCGAGCAGGGGTTCGATCCTGATCACGGGCGGCGCGGGATACATCGGGTCCCATTGCGCCAAGGCGGTTGCCGAGGCCGGGTTTCTGCCGGTCGTCTACGACAATTTGTCCACCGGTCACCGTGATTTCGTGCGCTGGGGACCGCTCGTGATCGGCGACGTCGCCGACCACGACAGGATCGCCGCCACCATCCGCGAGCACGATGCGCTCGCCGTGATGCATTTCGCGGCGTTCAGTGCGGTCGGCGAGTCCGTGGCGGATCCGCAGAAATACTTCACCAACAACGTTGCCGGCACGCTCGGACTGCTGCGCGGCATGCGGGAGGCGGGCTGCGGCCGCCTGGTGTTTTCCTCGACCGGCGCGGTCTACGGCAACGCCGGACGCGATCCAATTCCCGAGAGTGCTGCAGGTCCGACCGTCAATCCCTACGGCCGCTCCAAGTTGATGATCGAGCAGATCCTGGCCGACTACCGCGCGGCCTATCGGTTCAACTCGGTCTGCCTGCGCTATTTCAATGCCTGCGGCGCCGACGCCTCCGTCACCATCGGCGAACTTCGCGATCCCGAGACGCATTTGATTCCGCGCGCGCTGATGGCGCTGCTCGGGCACGTGCCGGACTTTGCGATCTTCGGCGAAGACTATGACACGCCTGACGGCACCGCGGTGCGCGACTACATCCATGTCGATGACCTCGCCAGCGCCCATATCGCGGCGCTCGAACTGCTGCTGAAGGGCGACGCCGGCGGCGTGTTCAACCTCGGCACCGGCACCGGCTATTCGGTGCGCCAGGTGCTCGACGCGATCCGCGCCGAGACCGGTGAAGCGGTGCCGAGCGTGGTGCGCGAGCGCCGGGCCGGCGATCCGCCGATCCTGGTGGCCGATCCCTCCAGGTCGGAGCGCGGCCTCGGCTTCAAGGCCAGCCGGTCCGATCTTGGCTACATCATCCGCTCGGCCTGGGCGTGGCACCGGAAGGCCCATCCGCGCCGGCGATAA
- a CDS encoding UbiA family prenyltransferase: MALMDSKVEAGKPPAASIRQYLAILRLDHSTKHVFIVPGIVLAWLLRGPRGEHVASAIVLGLVAAICIASANYVINEWFDRDFDRHHPTKSQRSAVQSAMDGRIIGIEWLLLVALGLVCASASSRLMLFATGIFALQGIVYNVPPLRSKDKAYFDVISESVNNPLRLLIGWAMIDPTSLPPGSVILCYWFGGAFLMAAKRLSEYREIAASHSRELLARYRASFAHYTEVSLTASCLSYSLFSVFFLSVFLVKYRIEYVLAMPLVVMLFTTYFSMSTSPGSSAQKPEKLYGERGLMLLVLALVAVFLVASFVDMPFLARLAEQHYITLN, from the coding sequence ATGGCGCTGATGGACAGTAAGGTCGAAGCCGGCAAGCCGCCGGCCGCAAGCATCCGGCAGTATCTCGCCATCCTGCGGCTCGATCACAGCACCAAGCACGTCTTCATCGTTCCCGGGATTGTCCTCGCCTGGCTGTTGCGCGGCCCGAGAGGCGAGCATGTCGCAAGCGCGATCGTCCTCGGCCTTGTGGCCGCGATCTGCATCGCGTCGGCCAATTATGTGATCAATGAATGGTTCGACCGCGACTTCGACCGGCATCACCCGACCAAATCGCAGCGCTCCGCGGTCCAGAGCGCGATGGACGGCAGGATCATCGGAATCGAGTGGCTGCTGCTGGTCGCGCTCGGTCTCGTCTGCGCATCTGCGAGCAGCCGCCTGATGCTGTTCGCAACCGGCATCTTCGCCCTGCAGGGCATCGTCTACAATGTCCCGCCGCTCCGCAGCAAGGACAAGGCCTATTTCGACGTCATCTCGGAATCCGTCAACAATCCGCTGCGGCTGTTGATCGGCTGGGCGATGATCGACCCGACCTCGCTGCCGCCGGGCTCGGTGATCCTGTGCTACTGGTTTGGCGGCGCGTTCCTGATGGCGGCCAAGCGGCTGTCCGAATATCGCGAGATCGCCGCGTCCCACAGCAGGGAGCTGCTGGCGCGCTACCGCGCGAGCTTCGCGCACTATACCGAGGTGTCGCTGACGGCCTCGTGCCTCAGCTATTCGCTGTTCTCGGTGTTCTTCCTCTCGGTGTTCCTGGTGAAGTACCGCATCGAGTACGTCCTTGCGATGCCGCTGGTGGTGATGCTGTTCACCACCTACTTCTCGATGTCGACGTCGCCGGGGTCGTCGGCGCAGAAACCCGAGAAGCTCTATGGCGAGCGCGGCCTGATGCTGCTCGTGCTGGCACTGGTCGCCGTCTTCCTGGTGGCAAGCTTTGTCGACATGCCGTTCCTCGCCCGATTGGCGGAGCAGCACTACATCACCTTGAACTGA
- a CDS encoding transglutaminase-like cysteine peptidase gives MYNVKRVMALVLAVLALGTSARNTQAGMVGFPLPLRGVIEKIRFSEPTLAPMAYTMFCMRYADECKPKARARMVFRGGATRLTRQRIADLIEVNASVNRSIAPQRNERGLAGEEWLINPARGDCNDYAVSKRHELLARGWPMRDLLLSEVVTSSGEHHLVLVVRARGGDIVLDNLNAQIRSWSQARYRWVRMQTPANPDHWAAVAQAGA, from the coding sequence ATGTACAACGTCAAGAGAGTGATGGCCCTGGTTCTGGCCGTCCTTGCGCTCGGGACAAGCGCACGGAACACCCAGGCTGGAATGGTCGGCTTCCCGCTGCCGCTGCGCGGCGTGATCGAGAAGATCCGCTTCAGCGAACCGACGCTGGCGCCGATGGCCTACACCATGTTCTGCATGCGCTATGCCGACGAGTGCAAGCCGAAAGCCCGCGCCCGGATGGTGTTCCGCGGCGGCGCCACGCGCCTGACCAGGCAGCGCATCGCCGACCTGATCGAGGTCAACGCTTCGGTCAATCGCAGCATCGCGCCCCAGCGCAACGAACGCGGACTTGCCGGCGAGGAATGGCTGATCAATCCGGCGCGCGGCGATTGCAACGATTACGCGGTCAGCAAGCGCCACGAGCTGCTGGCGCGCGGCTGGCCGATGCGCGACCTTCTGCTGAGCGAGGTTGTGACCTCCTCCGGCGAACATCATCTCGTGCTGGTGGTCCGCGCCAGGGGTGGAGACATCGTGCTCGACAATCTGAATGCGCAGATCCGCAGCTGGTCGCAGGCGCGTTATCGTTGGGTCAGGATGCAGACCCCGGCGAACCCCGATCACTGGGCCGCCGTCGCGCAGGCCGGCGCCTGA